The following are from one region of the Coffea eugenioides isolate CCC68of chromosome 2, Ceug_1.0, whole genome shotgun sequence genome:
- the LOC113762442 gene encoding pentatricopeptide repeat-containing protein At5g52850, chloroplastic-like translates to MVGPIGILQIVISYAVKLEWLLLALTLQLGIQFHSRVIEIGLENNVSVGNALIDMYLKCSGGIIDAFKVFEQIRSPNIISWTSLIAGFVEHGLGYEAFQAFEKMQFAGIMPNSFTLSSILQACGMMKSANHTRRFHGYIIKMNIGHDIVVANALVGAYAGLHMVDDAWRIIGEMHHRDVITYTSIASKLNQLGLFEMALEVISYMQEDNIEMDGFTLSTVLSASASLGAILQGKQLHCYAIKSGFSGWTSVSNGLIAFYGKCGCMHDVKRAFDEACQPDVVSWNSLIFSLAVSGHFSSALSTFEDMKLAGVRPDSTTILAVLSACRRCGLVDMALEYFHSTREANDAVPELEHYVCLVDLLGRAGRMQEAMAIIETMPFRPDALIYKTMLNACKIHSDVPLGEEMASRGLELEPCNPAFYLLLADMYENSGKSDLRENLRMMKERGIIQKDYSNSWMEKSNMVPLLIAGYVPS, encoded by the coding sequence ATGGTAGGGCCCATAGGGATCCTCCAAATAGTTATATCATATGCTGTAAAGCTTGAATGGCTGCTATTAGCTCTGACATTGCAATTGGGGATACAATTTCACTCAAGGGTTATTGAGATTGGCTTGGAAAATAATGTTTCTGTTGGAAATGCACTCATTGATATGTATTTGAAATGTTCTGGTGGAATAATCGACGCTTTTAAAGTATTTGAACAAATAAGGTCACCAAACATCATCTCTTGGACTTCCTTGATTGCTGGCTTTGTTGAACATGGTCTTGGATACGAGGCTTTTCAAGCATTTGAAAAGATGCAGTTTGCAGGGATAATGCCAAATTCTTTTACCTTGTCCAGTATCCTTCAGGCTTGTGGAATGATGAAATCTGCAAATCATACAAGAAGGTTTCATGGATACATAATCAAAATGAACATTGGCCATGATATAGTTGTGGCGAATGCTCTTGTTGGTGCCTATGCTGGACTCCATATGGTTGATGATGCATGGCGTATAATAGGTGAAATGCATCATAGAGATGTTATCACATATACAAGCATAGCGAGCAAACTTAACCAATTAGGACTTTTTGAAATGGCTTTGGAGGTGATCAGTTACATGCAAGAAGATAACATTGAGATGGATGGGTTTACCCTGTCCACTGTCTTGTCAGCATCAGCCAGCTTAGGTGCAATACTGCAGGGGAAGCAACTTCATTGTTACGCTATTAAATCTGGCTTCAGTGGCTGGACCTCAGTCTCAAATGGTTTGATTGCTTTTTATGGCAAATGTGGGTGCATGCATGATGTAAAGAGAGCCTTTGATGAAGCTTGTCAGCCAGACGTAGTCTCATGGAACAGCTTGATTTTCAGCCTAGCAGTTAGCGGTCACTTCTCCTCTGCTCTCTCCACTTTTGAAGACATGAAGTTAGCAGGAGTTAGACCTGATTCCACAACAATATTGGCGGTTCTATCTGCTTGCAGACGTTGTGGTTTGGTTGATATGGCTTTAGAATATTTTCATTCTACTAGAGAAGCAAATGATGCAGTCCCAGAATTAGAGCATTACGTTTGTTTGGTTGACCTACTAGGCAGAGCTGGCAGGATGCAGGAGGCAATGGCTATAATAGAGACGATGCCTTTCAGGCCTGATGCATTGATCTACAAAACAATGTTGAATGCCTGCAAAATACATTCAGATGTACCCCTTGGTGAAGAAATGGCAAGTCGAGGTCTTGAACTTGAACCTTGTAATCCAGCATTTTATTTGCTTCTTGCAGACATGTATGAGAACTCCGGCAAATCTGACCTAAGAGAGAACCTGCGCATGATGAAAGAGAGAGGCATAATACAGAAAGATTATAGCAATAGCTGGATGGAGAAAAGCAACATGGTCCCTCTGTTAATTGCTGGATATGTACCATCTTAA
- the LOC113762421 gene encoding UDP-glycosyltransferase 88B1-like → MGSNPTIVLYPSPGMGHLVSMVELGKFTLNHHPGLAVTILVVNPPYNTAASTAAYMNRISATTPSITFHHLPSPPLDPDSYPSLEALHFELLRLSNPHVHQALHSISLTAGISAFIIDFFCTCALSVATNLGIPTYYFFTSGANCLALLLYLPTLHQSTNKSFKDLDELLHVPDLLPIPPRDMPVPLLERTSPEYAFFLDVATQLAKSSGILVNTFESLEHNILKSISHGKYVPDGPTPPVFSLGPLIASDNGKGGGAAGVHECLKWLDMQPSRSVVFLCFGSLGQFPAEQLKEIAIGLERSEQKFLWVVRSPPSEDKTSRFQTPPAPDLDLLLPHGFLDRTKGRGFVVSSWAPQVDVLNHGSVGGFVTHCGWNSVLEAVCAGVPMVGWPLYAEQKLNRLFLVEEMKLALPMDESTEGGFVKAAEIEKRVRGLMDSEEGKVIRETAQAKKEEAKQAMADGGSSIVALAKLVESWRKLE, encoded by the coding sequence atggggAGCAATCCTACAATAGTTCTGTATCCATCTCCAGGCATGGGTCACCTGGTTTCCATGGTAGAGTTGGGTAAGTTCACTCTCAACCACCACCCTGGATTGGCTGTTACTATTCTCGTTGTGAACCCGCCATACAACACCGCAGCCTCCACTGCTGCTTACATGAATCGCATTTCTGCCACCACCCCTTCCATCACTTTCCACCACCTGCCCTCCCCGCCTCTTGACCCTGACTCTTACCCCTCCTTGGAAGCTCTCCACTTCGAGCTACTTCGACTCAGCAACCCTCATGTTCACCAAGCTCTGCACTCCATCTCCTTGACAGCTGGAATCTCTGCATTCATCATCGACTTCTTTTGCACCTGTGCCCTCTCTGTTGCTACCAACCTTGGAATCCCGACTTATTACTTCTTCACTTCCGGCGCTAATTGTCTCGCTCTCCTCCTTTACTTACCCACGCTCCACCAATCAACAAACAAAAGCTTTAAAGACCTGGACGAACTTTTACATGTTCCTGATTTACTGCCGATACCACCACGAGACATGCCAGTTCCTTTGCTGGAAAGAACGTCTCCTGAGTATGCATTTTTCTTAGATGTTGCGACGCAATTGGCAAAATCGTCCGGGATCCTAGTCAACACGTTCGAATCGCTCGAACATAACATCTTGAAATCAATCTCTCATGGAAAGTATGTTCCGGATGGCCCCACTCCGCCTGTTTTCAGCTTAGGACCTCTGATTGCATCAGACAACGGGAAAGGTGGAGGTGCAGCAGGTGTGCATGAATGTTTGAAATGGCTGGATATGCAACCAAGTCGAAGCGTTGTATTCTTGTGCTTTGGGAGCTTGGGTCAATTTCCAGCTGAGCAACTGAAAGAGATAGCCATCGGGTTGGAGAGGAGCGAGCAAAAGTTCCTGTGGGTGGTGCGCAGTCCGCCTTCTGAGGACAAAACCAGCCGCTTTCAAACTCCACCCGCCCCAGATCTGGATTTGTTGCTTCCCCACGGGTTTTTGGACCGGACAAAGGGTAGGGGTTTCGTGGTGAGTTCTTGGGCGCCGCAGGTGGATGTGTTGAATCATGGGTCGGTGGGTGGGTTTGTGACCCACTGTGGGTGGAACTCAGTGTTGGAAGCAGTCTGTGCGGGTGTGCCTATGGTGGGGTGGCCACTTTATGCTGAGCAGAAGCTGAATAGGCTGTTCTTAGTTGAGGAGATGAAGTTGGCCTTACCAATGGATGAAAGTACGGAAGGTGGGTTCGTGAAAGCGGCTGAAATCGAGAAGCGAGTTAGGGGGTTGATGGATTCGGAGGAAGGAAAGGTGATCAGGGAAACAGCCCAGGCAAAGAAGGAGgaagcaaagcaagcaatgGCTGATGGGGGCTCATCCATTGTGGCATTGGCCAAATTGGTAGAATCCTGGAGGAAGCTGGAGTAA